GATTTGAAACAAGTGATTCGCTATTACCTGTTGATTTATTTAAAAATATTTATTCATATTTTGAAGAAAAACAAGATTTACAAATTCAAATAATTGATAACTTACATAAAGATATTAATCAATTGTTAGAATTCTATGAACAAAAACAAATTGACTATACTAATGGTAATTTTCCTTTTGGCATATTTGACTTTATTGAATTAGAAAACGAAAGAAAAAAAGCTTTAATTTTAACTAAAATGTCAAAAGAAAATTATGAATCAATGCAATTAATTGATAACTTAAATAATGAAATGAAAAACATTAAAAAAGAGTTTTGAGATCATCAAAAAGAAAATGAAATTTTACTTAAAAATTATCAAGAAGAATTCAAATCTGAAATCAAAAATTATGAATTTGAAATGAATAATACTTTAGATGAAGAATTATACAAATTTGACTATAAAAAAGCTTTTTTAGCAAAAATGCAAATTGATTTATTAAATAAAAATAAGAAGCTAATTAACAACTTATTAGTTAAAGATATTAAAGAACTTATTTATGATTTAAAAAACTATAATTTAGATTTTTTTAATAAGTATTTCCAACCACTTGAATTTAACAAAAAAATCAAAGAAAATATGCAATCAACTTATGAAACATATTACGAATTTGATTTCAATAAATACATAATCAGAAGTAATTTGAATTTAACTCAATATGAAGAAAAAATTGACCACATTAAAAAATTAATTTCTAAGCAAATGATTCTATCTAAAAATGCCGGTGATGTTAAAAATTCAATTGAATATTTAAATGAGTTGAAAACAAAAATAGAAAAAATTGATCTTGAATTTGAAGATAAACTTGTAAATCATAAAGAAGAAACACTTAAAAAAGTGAAACAAGTTGAAACTGAATTAGATGAAAAAGAAAAAATTAATAATGTTTTAAAAATCAGGCAATCTAATTTTTATCAAAATTATTCAGACATCAAATTACTTAAACTTTTCAATACTTTTTTAGCTAATTGACTTGCAAAAAGTAATAAGAATGAAAAAGTTGAAAATACAAATTATGCAAATAATTTACAAAATAAATTAAAAGATAAAATTTTAACCTTAAAAGCATTAAATATAGAAATTAGCCAATTACAAGAAGACTTAAAAACTGTTAAAGAATTTATGGGATTAAGTCATAAAAACTCAAAAAGTTTTTTTGGAGTTTTCAAAGACTTTTTTACTAATCAAAAAATAAAAAGAAATGTTAAAGAATTATTATGCAAAAACATAATTTATAAAGCTTTAGAAGATGTCGGATTACTTAAACAATTTGCTTACCGTTATCCACATGAA
The Mycoplasmopsis fermentans PG18 DNA segment above includes these coding regions:
- a CDS encoding ATP-binding cassette domain-containing protein, whose protein sequence is MDSTNKKKILEVQGLKKYFFNNNKINKAVDNVSFNLYEGQILGLIGESGSGKTTVGRSIAKLYDDFQGLLLVDGKLINNKKMSESDRKFLRKNIQMIFQNPKNSLDEQKSIYSILKESLIANNILKIKTKEIFKNWKNIKEIFDADFLLKYRTLQKEGLNSINCLAQDFINEWETNQKRFETSDSLLPVDLFKNIYSYFEEKQDLQIQIIDNLHKDINQLLEFYEQKQIDYTNGNFPFGIFDFIELENERKKALILTKMSKENYESMQLIDNLNNEMKNIKKEFWDHQKENEILLKNYQEEFKSEIKNYEFEMNNTLDEELYKFDYKKAFLAKMQIDLLNKNKKLINNLLVKDIKELIYDLKNYNLDFFNKYFQPLEFNKKIKENMQSTYETYYEFDFNKYIIRSNLNLTQYEEKIDHIKKLISKQMILSKNAGDVKNSIEYLNELKTKIEKIDLEFEDKLVNHKEETLKKVKQVETELDEKEKINNVLKIRQSNFYQNYSDIKLLKLFNTFLANWLAKSNKNEKVENTNYANNLQNKLKDKILTLKALNIEISQLQEDLKTVKEFMGLSHKNSKSFFGVFKDFFTNQKIKRNVKELLCKNIIYKALEDVGLLKQFAYRYPHEFSGGQLQRVAIARALIVEPKIIIADEPIASLDISIQAQVVNLLKELCEKRNIGVIFIAHDLSMIEYLADEVQIMHHGKFVEGGKTNIIYKKPMHPYTQNLFASIPRVENANKKFINQDFEAKYLEEQKFSNTTDLYLIEPNHYLYGTRNQVLKWIEKYNLVNPVLAQELEYQKIAKNTKDSPFDGLNEIPEGVDYTQVMDISMFTSEIKVSKTTFDLNKKSKEK